The uncultured Desulfobulbus sp. genome window below encodes:
- a CDS encoding TIGR00730 family Rossman fold protein, producing the protein MDDLKTSEAWRIFRIQAELIDGIETLNDLGPAVSIFGGARFAGDSEYCVAAQETATLLTKMELAVITGGGPGIMEAASRGCYEAGGTSVGLNIILPREQHPNHFQNRSLTFRYFFIRKLMFVRYAMGYVIFPGGFGTMDEFFESLTLMQTKKIRRFPIILYGTDYWRGLVEWIRAQLLPHKSIAEEDMELFHLVDSPKEVADIMREYIDQCQQYEGEQRRSSF; encoded by the coding sequence ATGGACGATCTAAAAACCTCGGAAGCCTGGCGTATCTTTCGAATTCAGGCGGAACTCATCGATGGCATTGAAACCTTGAATGATCTCGGTCCGGCCGTTTCCATCTTTGGTGGGGCTCGTTTTGCCGGGGATTCGGAGTATTGTGTTGCGGCCCAAGAAACAGCTACCCTGCTCACCAAGATGGAGCTTGCGGTCATAACGGGTGGGGGGCCAGGGATTATGGAGGCGGCCTCACGCGGTTGTTACGAGGCTGGGGGGACTTCGGTGGGGCTCAATATTATTCTGCCTCGTGAGCAACACCCCAACCATTTTCAAAATCGCAGTCTGACCTTTCGTTATTTTTTCATTCGAAAACTGATGTTTGTTCGCTATGCCATGGGCTATGTAATTTTTCCCGGTGGTTTCGGAACGATGGACGAATTTTTTGAATCACTCACTCTGATGCAGACCAAAAAAATTCGCCGCTTTCCCATCATCCTTTATGGAACTGACTACTGGAGGGGGCTGGTTGAATGGATTCGCGCCCAACTGTTACCCCATAAATCCATCGCTGAGGAAGACATGGAGCTGTTTCATCTGGTCGATTCGCCCAAAGAAGTGGCAGATATTATGCGAGAATACATCGACCAGTGCCAGCAGTATGAGGGAGAGCAACGGCGAAGCAGCTTTTAA